Proteins encoded by one window of Cupriavidus sp. EM10:
- the pstS gene encoding phosphate ABC transporter substrate-binding protein PstS, translating into MKLVKTAVAGIVSIVVAGTAFAAEITGAGASFPAPVYSKWADAYQKATGNKVNYQSIGSSGGIKQINAKTVDFGASDAPLKDDELAKGNLIQFPTVIGGVVPVINLQGVKPGELTITGDVLANIYLGKIKKWDDPAIKALNPKAKLPSQDILPVRRADGSGTTFIFTNYLSKVSNDWKSSVGEGTTVNWPGGGTGGKGNEGVAAFVQRLNGAIGYVEYAYAKQNKMTYLTMKNSAGEVVQPSDDAFKAAAAGADWNKSFYQILTNQPGKAAWPIAGATFILLHKTQEKPAQGQEVMKFFDWAYKSGGAMASDLDYVPLPEAVTNQIRATWKQSVKDGSGKALY; encoded by the coding sequence ATGAAGCTGGTCAAGACTGCCGTAGCAGGCATCGTGTCGATTGTGGTGGCGGGTACTGCGTTCGCGGCGGAAATTACCGGTGCAGGCGCTTCTTTCCCGGCGCCCGTGTATTCCAAGTGGGCTGACGCCTACCAAAAAGCAACGGGTAACAAGGTCAACTATCAATCCATCGGTTCGTCGGGCGGCATCAAGCAGATCAATGCCAAGACCGTCGATTTCGGCGCTTCGGACGCTCCCCTGAAGGACGACGAACTGGCCAAGGGCAACCTGATCCAGTTCCCGACCGTGATCGGCGGCGTGGTGCCCGTGATCAACCTGCAAGGCGTGAAGCCGGGCGAACTGACCATCACCGGCGACGTGCTGGCCAACATCTACCTGGGCAAGATCAAGAAGTGGGACGATCCCGCGATCAAGGCCCTGAACCCGAAGGCCAAGCTGCCGAGCCAGGACATCCTGCCGGTGCGCCGCGCCGATGGCTCGGGCACGACGTTCATCTTCACGAACTACCTGTCGAAGGTCAGCAATGACTGGAAGAGCTCGGTTGGCGAAGGCACGACCGTGAACTGGCCGGGTGGCGGCACGGGCGGCAAGGGCAACGAAGGCGTGGCCGCCTTCGTGCAGCGTCTGAATGGCGCGATCGGCTACGTCGAGTACGCCTACGCCAAGCAGAACAAGATGACGTACCTGACGATGAAGAACTCGGCGGGTGAAGTGGTGCAGCCGAGCGACGACGCCTTCAAGGCCGCTGCCGCCGGTGCCGACTGGAACAAGTCGTTCTACCAGATCCTGACGAACCAGCCGGGCAAGGCCGCATGGCCGATCGCCGGTGCCACGTTCATCCTGCTGCACAAGACGCAGGAAAAGCCGGCACAGGGCCAGGAAGTCATGAAGTTCTTCGACTGGGCCTACAAGAGCGGTGGTGCAATGGCTTCGGACCTGGACTACGTGCCGCTGCCGGAAGCCGTGACGAACCAGATCCGCGCCACGTGGAAGCAAAGCGTGAAGGACGGTTCGGGCAAGGCCCTGTACTAA
- the phoB gene encoding phosphate regulon transcriptional regulator PhoB: MPSSILVVEDEPAIAELIAVNLQHAGHYPIRAYNAEQALSLMSDVLPDLVLLDWMLPGKSGATFAKELRTNDRTKQIPIIMLTARSEEQDKVMGLEAGADDYVTKPFSPKELLARIKAVLRRRAPQLTDDVVAINGLRLDPATHRVTGQDDTGPIKLDLGPTEFRLLHFLMTHPERVHSRSQLLDQVWGDHVFVEERTVDVHIKRLRAALTPGGYSNMIETVRGSGYRLARSPSH; encoded by the coding sequence ATGCCAAGCAGTATTCTCGTTGTCGAAGACGAACCGGCGATTGCCGAACTGATCGCCGTCAATCTCCAGCACGCGGGGCACTATCCGATTCGCGCGTATAACGCGGAGCAGGCGCTGTCGCTGATGAGCGATGTCCTGCCGGACCTCGTGCTGCTGGACTGGATGCTCCCGGGCAAGTCGGGCGCTACCTTCGCCAAGGAACTGCGGACCAACGACCGCACCAAGCAGATCCCGATCATCATGCTCACCGCCCGCAGCGAGGAGCAGGACAAGGTCATGGGTCTGGAAGCCGGTGCGGACGACTACGTGACCAAGCCGTTCTCGCCCAAGGAACTGCTGGCCCGCATCAAGGCGGTGCTGCGCCGCCGTGCGCCGCAGCTGACCGACGACGTGGTGGCCATCAACGGCCTGCGCCTTGACCCGGCCACGCATCGCGTGACCGGCCAGGACGACACCGGCCCGATCAAGCTGGACCTGGGCCCGACGGAGTTCCGTCTGCTGCACTTCCTGATGACGCACCCGGAGCGCGTGCATAGCCGGTCGCAATTGCTGGATCAGGTCTGGGGCGACCATGTGTTCGTGGAAGAGCGTACCGTCGACGTGCATATCAAGCGTCTGCGTGCCGCGCTGACCCCTGGCGGGTACAGCAACATGATCGAGACGGTTCGCGGCAGCGGCTATCGCCTGGCCCGCTCACCGAGTCACTGA
- the phoU gene encoding phosphate signaling complex protein PhoU, producing MTDKHLSTQFDADLNAINTKLLQMGGLVESQIELAMRALADFDGDMADQVMAREQQLNALEVEIDADCGNIIARRQPTARDLRLVMAISKTITNLERAGDEAEKIAKRTKHIMEDAAAHNINYAEVKLSGEMAINLLRQALDAFARLDTVAAARIVKDDKAIDEEFRAFVRKLITYMMEDPRTISVALDFLFIAKAVERIGDHAKNIAEFIIYIVKGTDVRHVSREDMEREALS from the coding sequence ATGACTGACAAGCACCTGTCGACCCAGTTCGACGCCGACCTCAACGCGATCAACACCAAGCTGCTGCAGATGGGCGGCCTGGTGGAATCGCAGATCGAGCTGGCCATGCGCGCGCTGGCCGACTTCGACGGTGACATGGCCGACCAGGTCATGGCCCGCGAGCAGCAGCTGAACGCACTCGAAGTCGAGATCGATGCCGACTGCGGCAACATCATCGCGCGTCGCCAGCCTACCGCCCGCGACCTGCGCCTGGTGATGGCGATCTCGAAGACGATCACCAACCTGGAACGGGCCGGTGACGAGGCCGAAAAGATTGCCAAGCGCACCAAGCACATCATGGAAGATGCGGCCGCGCACAACATCAACTACGCCGAGGTGAAGCTGTCCGGCGAGATGGCGATCAACCTGCTGCGCCAGGCCCTGGACGCCTTCGCGCGCCTGGACACCGTGGCGGCCGCCCGCATCGTCAAGGACGACAAGGCGATCGACGAGGAATTCCGGGCCTTCGTGCGCAAGCTGATCACGTACATGATGGAAGACCCGCGCACGATCTCGGTGGCGCTGGACTTCCTGTTCATCGCCAAGGCCGTCGAGCGTATCGGCGACCACGCGAAGAACATTGCCGAATTCATCATCTACATCGTGAAGGGCACGGATGTGCGCCATGTGTCACGCGAAGATATGGAGCGCGAAGCGTTGAGCTGA
- the phoR gene encoding phosphate regulon sensor histidine kinase PhoR — MNVIWARSAAILAGLAAIAGGLYAFAGPVPGLLFLSVSLFLLLGYYLFQIDRLWRVLDAPAYGEIPSALGLWGEVYYRLHRLVKRWRTQVLQVEQQHTRFIQAIQASPYGVLMLDDADQIEWCNGVAEQHFGLNARRDVRQRITHLIRRPEFVHYLTRERYDEPLVMRDMGEHKRGITSVQILPYGENRKLVLTQDITKVESTEAMRRDFVANVSHELKTPLTVMTGFLETVRDLPVSEEDRKRYIDLMLVQSMRMQHIVEDLLALAKLESDAQPPTHDRVNVAGLAAHLVHDAEALSQGRHDIETEIDTAVVLRGAEGELLSALGNLVSNAVRYTPDGGRIAIRMTFTDGHSVFSVSDTGLGIAPEHIPRLTERFYRVDRSRSRDTGGTGLGLAIVKHVLSRHHADLRVTSEVGRGSTFRIVFPVDRSGYEPDAAQPLRQLGDASRHAA, encoded by the coding sequence ATGAATGTCATCTGGGCCCGTTCCGCGGCCATCCTCGCCGGTCTCGCGGCCATCGCCGGGGGGCTGTACGCCTTTGCCGGCCCCGTGCCCGGCCTGCTGTTCCTTTCCGTTTCGCTATTCCTGCTGCTGGGCTATTACCTGTTCCAGATCGACCGCCTGTGGCGGGTGCTGGATGCCCCGGCCTATGGCGAAATTCCGAGCGCGCTCGGACTGTGGGGCGAGGTGTATTACCGCCTGCACCGGCTGGTCAAGCGCTGGCGCACCCAGGTGCTGCAGGTGGAACAGCAGCACACGCGGTTTATCCAGGCCATCCAGGCGTCGCCCTATGGCGTGCTGATGCTCGACGACGCCGACCAGATCGAATGGTGCAACGGCGTGGCCGAGCAGCACTTTGGCCTGAACGCCCGGCGCGACGTGCGCCAGCGCATTACCCACCTGATCCGCCGGCCGGAATTCGTCCATTACCTGACGCGCGAGCGCTACGACGAGCCCCTGGTGATGCGCGACATGGGCGAGCACAAGCGCGGCATCACGTCGGTGCAGATCCTGCCGTATGGCGAAAACCGCAAGCTCGTGCTGACGCAGGACATTACCAAGGTCGAAAGCACCGAGGCCATGCGCCGCGACTTCGTCGCCAACGTCTCCCATGAACTGAAGACGCCGCTGACGGTGATGACCGGCTTCCTGGAGACCGTGCGCGACCTGCCGGTTTCGGAGGAAGACCGCAAGCGCTATATCGACCTGATGCTGGTGCAGTCGATGCGGATGCAACACATCGTTGAAGATCTGCTGGCGCTGGCCAAGCTGGAGTCCGACGCGCAGCCGCCTACGCACGACCGCGTCAACGTGGCCGGCCTGGCCGCCCACCTGGTGCACGATGCCGAGGCGCTGTCGCAAGGCCGGCACGACATCGAGACAGAGATCGATACCGCGGTGGTGCTGCGCGGCGCCGAAGGCGAACTGCTGTCGGCCCTGGGCAACCTGGTGTCGAACGCCGTGCGATACACGCCCGACGGCGGCCGTATCGCCATCCGCATGACCTTCACCGACGGCCATTCGGTGTTTTCGGTCAGCGATACGGGCCTGGGCATCGCGCCCGAACATATCCCGCGTCTGACCGAACGGTTCTACCGCGTGGATCGCAGCCGGTCGCGCGATACGGGCGGTACCGGCCTGGGCCTGGCCATCGTCAAGCACGTGTTGTCGCGCCACCATGCCGACCTGCGCGTGACCAGCGAGGTTGGCCGGGGCAGTACGTTCCGCATCGTATTTCCCGTAGATCGTAGCGGCTACGAGCCAGACGCCGCGCAGCCGCTGCGTCAGCTGGGCGACGCCTCGCGCCACGCCGCCTGA
- the glmM gene encoding phosphoglucosamine mutase: MTRKYFGTDGVRGRVGEAPITPDFVMRLGYAAGKVLALGQKTSQGRPTVLIGKDTRISGYMLEAALEAGFTAAGVNVRMTGPLPTPAIAYLTRALRLAAGVVISASHNPYYDNGIKFFSASGDKLPDEVEAKIESLLEEPMMCVRSEDLGRAKRIDDAAGRYIEFCKSTFPYEQDLHGLRVVVDCAHGAAYHIAPHVFHELGAEVIAIGNQPDGRNINAGYGATAPEKLVEAVRAHRADVGLAFDGDADRLQVVDADGRLYNGDELLYLIVRDRQASGQKVEGAVGTLMTNMAVELALKRLGVDFVRAKVGDRYVLEELNKRGWQLGGEGSGHLLCLDRHTTGDGIVSALQVLAALRRSGKTLAQLLEGVQLFPQTLINVRVEKGFDWQSHAGLKAAREQVEPELEGRGRVLIRASGTEPVVRVMVEAEQVETAERAAQTLANALRA; the protein is encoded by the coding sequence ATGACACGCAAGTATTTCGGGACGGACGGCGTACGGGGCAGGGTTGGCGAGGCGCCGATCACGCCCGACTTCGTCATGCGGCTTGGCTACGCCGCAGGCAAGGTCCTGGCGCTGGGGCAGAAAACGTCGCAAGGCCGGCCTACCGTGCTGATCGGCAAGGACACGCGGATCTCGGGCTACATGCTCGAAGCCGCCCTGGAAGCCGGCTTCACGGCAGCCGGAGTCAACGTGCGCATGACCGGCCCGTTGCCGACGCCGGCCATCGCCTACCTGACGCGCGCGCTGCGCCTGGCGGCTGGCGTGGTCATTTCGGCCAGCCACAATCCGTATTACGACAACGGCATCAAGTTCTTTTCGGCCTCGGGCGACAAGCTGCCCGACGAAGTCGAAGCGAAGATCGAATCGCTGCTGGAAGAGCCGATGATGTGCGTGCGCTCCGAGGACCTGGGCCGCGCCAAGCGCATCGACGATGCCGCCGGACGCTATATCGAGTTTTGCAAGAGCACGTTTCCGTACGAGCAGGACCTGCACGGCCTGCGCGTTGTGGTGGATTGTGCACACGGTGCGGCTTACCACATCGCCCCGCACGTATTCCACGAGCTTGGTGCCGAGGTGATTGCGATCGGCAACCAGCCGGACGGCCGCAATATCAATGCCGGCTATGGCGCAACCGCCCCCGAAAAGCTGGTGGAAGCGGTGCGCGCCCATCGTGCGGACGTTGGCCTGGCCTTCGACGGCGACGCGGACCGCCTGCAGGTGGTGGATGCTGACGGCCGTCTCTACAACGGCGACGAACTGCTCTACCTGATCGTGCGCGATCGCCAGGCATCCGGCCAGAAGGTGGAAGGTGCCGTTGGCACGCTGATGACCAACATGGCCGTGGAACTGGCGCTCAAGCGCCTGGGCGTGGATTTCGTGCGCGCCAAGGTCGGTGATCGCTATGTACTGGAGGAATTGAACAAGCGCGGCTGGCAACTCGGCGGCGAGGGCTCAGGGCACTTGTTGTGCCTGGATCGCCACACCACCGGGGATGGCATCGTGTCGGCGCTGCAGGTGCTGGCTGCGCTGCGCCGAAGCGGCAAGACATTGGCGCAACTGCTGGAGGGCGTGCAACTGTTCCCGCAGACACTCATCAATGTACGCGTGGAAAAGGGCTTCGACTGGCAGAGCCACGCCGGCCTGAAGGCCGCTCGCGAGCAGGTCGAGCCTGAACTCGAAGGCCGTGGCCGCGTGCTGATCCGTGCGTCGGGCACCGAGCCGGTGGTACGGGTGATGGTCGAGGCCGAACAGGTGGAGACCGCCGAGCGCGCTGCCCAGACCCTGGCCAACGCCTTGCGCGCCTGA
- the pstB gene encoding phosphate ABC transporter ATP-binding protein PstB: MTSTVIDIPDTVRAKIDVRNLNFYYNQFHALKNINMSIPDRKVTAFIGPSGCGKSTLLRTFNKMFALYPEQRAEGEINMDGENLLTSKEDISLLRAKVGMVFQKPTPFPMSIYDNIAFGVRLFEKLSRSEMDDRVEWALSKAALWNEAKDKLHQSGYGLSGGQQQRLCIARGIAIRPEVLLLDEPCSALDPISTGRIEELIAELKDEYTVVIVTHNMQQAARCSDYTAYMYLGELIEFGETEKIFIKPHRKETEDYITGRFG, from the coding sequence ATGACCTCTACCGTCATCGATATTCCCGATACCGTGCGCGCCAAGATCGACGTGCGGAACCTGAACTTCTACTACAACCAGTTCCACGCGCTGAAGAACATCAACATGTCGATCCCGGACCGCAAGGTCACGGCGTTCATCGGCCCGTCGGGCTGCGGCAAGTCCACGCTGCTGCGCACGTTCAACAAGATGTTCGCGCTGTACCCGGAGCAACGTGCCGAGGGCGAGATCAACATGGACGGCGAGAACCTGCTCACCAGCAAGGAAGACATTTCGCTGCTGCGCGCCAAGGTGGGCATGGTGTTCCAGAAGCCGACGCCGTTCCCGATGTCGATCTATGACAATATCGCGTTCGGGGTGCGACTGTTCGAAAAGCTGTCGCGCTCGGAAATGGACGACCGCGTCGAGTGGGCCCTGTCGAAGGCCGCACTGTGGAACGAAGCCAAGGACAAGCTGCACCAGTCGGGCTACGGCCTGTCGGGCGGACAGCAGCAGCGCCTGTGCATCGCACGCGGCATTGCCATCCGCCCCGAAGTGCTGCTGCTCGATGAGCCGTGCTCGGCGCTGGACCCGATTTCCACGGGCCGCATCGAGGAACTGATCGCCGAACTGAAGGACGAGTACACCGTGGTGATCGTGACCCACAACATGCAGCAGGCCGCGCGCTGCTCGGATTACACGGCCTACATGTACCTGGGCGAGCTGATCGAGTTCGGCGAGACCGAGAAGATCTTCATCAAGCCGCACCGCAAGGAAACCGAAGACTACATTACCGGCCGCTTCGGTTGA
- the pstA gene encoding phosphate ABC transporter permease PstA yields the protein MNQASQAVSTSSIPAVRPDSDAVRARLQGSRRRMNAIALAASLGAMGFGLFWLAWILWTTISLGVGGLSLDLFTQMTPAPNTAGGGLANAIFGSFVLVGVATLVGTPLGILAGIYLAEYGQKSPLASFIRFINDILLSAPSIVIGLFVYALVVTRMGHFSGWAGVCALALLQIPIVVRTTENMLNLVPNALREAAVALGTPKWKMVMSITVKSSYAGIVTGVLLAVARIAGETAPLLFTALSNQFWSADLNKPMANLPVTIFRFAMSPFTEWQQLAWAGVFLITVGVLALNIVARLLFKK from the coding sequence ATGAACCAAGCCAGTCAAGCCGTGTCTACTTCGTCCATTCCCGCTGTCCGTCCCGATTCCGATGCCGTCCGTGCGCGGCTGCAGGGTTCGCGCCGTCGCATGAATGCCATCGCCCTGGCGGCGTCGCTGGGCGCCATGGGGTTCGGACTGTTCTGGCTCGCGTGGATTCTCTGGACCACCATCTCGCTGGGCGTGGGTGGCCTGTCGCTCGACCTGTTCACGCAGATGACGCCGGCCCCGAACACCGCCGGCGGCGGTCTGGCCAACGCCATCTTCGGCAGCTTCGTGCTGGTGGGCGTGGCCACGCTGGTCGGTACGCCGCTGGGCATCCTGGCCGGCATCTACCTGGCCGAGTACGGCCAGAAGTCGCCGCTGGCCAGCTTCATCCGCTTCATCAACGACATCCTGCTGTCGGCACCGTCGATCGTGATCGGCCTGTTCGTCTACGCGCTGGTGGTGACCCGCATGGGCCATTTCTCGGGCTGGGCAGGCGTGTGCGCCCTGGCGCTGCTGCAGATCCCGATCGTGGTCCGCACCACCGAGAACATGCTGAACCTGGTGCCGAACGCACTGCGTGAAGCGGCGGTGGCCCTGGGCACGCCGAAGTGGAAAATGGTGATGTCGATCACGGTCAAGTCGTCGTACGCGGGCATCGTGACCGGCGTGCTGCTGGCCGTGGCCCGTATCGCCGGCGAAACCGCGCCGCTGCTGTTCACCGCGCTGTCCAACCAGTTCTGGAGCGCGGACCTGAACAAGCCGATGGCCAACCTGCCCGTGACGATTTTCCGCTTCGCCATGAGCCCGTTCACGGAATGGCAGCAACTGGCCTGGGCCGGCGTGTTCCTGATTACCGTCGGGGTGCTTGCGCTGAACATCGTCGCGCGCCTCCTGTTCAAGAAATAA